A portion of the Mytilus galloprovincialis chromosome 12, xbMytGall1.hap1.1, whole genome shotgun sequence genome contains these proteins:
- the LOC143053900 gene encoding uncharacterized protein LOC143053900 yields the protein MDTLGNFLARIKAAGDLANALGTSGEGKIDRGDGKMVSWSFKGQIDGFEWKYKGKCVDETTGETATATKQSRGGAIEHSMKDLFQKLASMNAL from the exons ATGGATACACTTGGAAACTTTTTGGCCAGAATTAAAGCCGCTGGAGATTTGGCAAATGCACTGGGAACATCTGGCGAAGGAAAG ATTGATCGTGGTGATGGAAAGATGGTAAGCTGGTCATTCAAAGGTCAGATAGATGGATTTGAGTGGAAATATAAAGGTAAATGTGTGGATGAAACCACTGGAGAAACAGCAACTGCCACAAAACAAAGCAGAGGAGGTGCAATTGAGCATTCCATGAAAGACCTGTTCCAGAAGTTGGCATCAATGAACGcattataa